The genomic DNA CGCTACACCGTCTAGGGATTTTGAAGACATGGTGGGACTTGAATCACACTTGAAGAAAATGCAGTTTCTATTACGTTTAAATTGTGAAGATGAAGCTATGATTGTTGGAATCTGTGGCCCTGCAGGCATTGGTAAGACTACTATTGCTAGAGCTTTACATAGCCTACTCTCTAGTAATTTCCAGCTTAGTTGTTTTATGGAGAATCTTAAAGAAAGCTATAATAGTGGCCTTGACGAGTATGGATTAAAGCTTTGTCTTCAACAACAACTtctttcaaacattttaaacCAAAAGGGTATGAGGGTATACCATTTAGGTGCGATACATGAAAGGTTAAGCGATCAGAAAGTGCTTATCATTCTTGATGATGTGAATGATCTAAAGCAATTAGAGGCTTTGGCTAATGAAACTATCTGGTTTGGTCCTGGAAGCAGGATTATTGTAACCACAGAAGATCAAGAGCTTTTGCGACAACATGGTATCAATAATACGTACCAAGTGGATTTCCCATCAAAAGAAAGATCTCTTCAGATCTTATGTAAGTATGCTTTTCGACAAAGCTTTCCACATCATGGATTCAAAGAGCTTGCAGTAAGGCTAACAAATCTTTGTGGTAACCTTCCCTTGGGTCTACGTGTGGTGGGTTCATCTTTACGTGGGAAGAATGAAGAGGAGTGGGAAGTAGTAATGACCAGGCTAGAAACTACTCTTGACCATCGAGATATTGAAGAAGTACTAAGAGTTGGATATGAGAGTTTACATGAGAATGAAAAATCTCTATTTCTTCACATTGCAATCTTTTTTAACCATAAAGATGGTGATAGTGTTATTGCAATGCTCGCTGAGAATAACTTAGATATCAAACATGGGTTGAGAATACTAGTAAATAGATCgctcatatatatatctaccaAAAGGGAAATAGTGATGCATAAGTTACTACAACAAGTGGGTAGACAAGTTATTCATAGACAAGAGCCTTGGAAACGCCAAATCTTAATCGATTCACATGAGATCTGCGATGTCCTCGAAAATATTACAGTATGTTtcctaaaatttgttttttttcttaaagtcaattaatgaaagataaaaaaatatatatacctattGTGCTAataatttctttatatttgatttttttttatttagggtAATAGAGCTGTGTCCGGCATATCATTTGATACATCAGGAATCAACGAAGTTATCATAAGTGATAAAGCTCTTAAAAGAATGAGTAATCTTCGATTTCTTAGTGTTTACAAATCAAGACATGATGAGAATGATAGAGTCGACATACCTGGAGAGATAGAGTTTCCACCTCGTTTAAGGTTACTACATTGGGAGGCATACCCGAAAAAGAGTCTTCCTCTTAAATTCTGCTTGGGAAATCTTGTTGAACTTTACATGCGGGATAGTCAACTCGAGAAGCTTTGGGAAGGTACTCAGGTTAGTCAATTATCATAGTTTTCTTCTATCTTTATGGGAAATGTTAGCAATAGTCAAATTACAAATTGTAAAATACTATGAAAATGGTTGTTGCTCAATGTTTTCTGATGTTCCTCATTTGTTGTGTGATTTTGCATTCAGCCACTAACAAATCTCAAAAAGATGGATTTGTCATCATCTCGGAAGTTGAAAGAACTCCCAAATCTTTCAAGTGCTACAAATTTGAAGAGATTGCAACTAAATGGTTGCACAAGCTTGGTAGAGCTTCCATCATCAATTGCAAATCTTCATAAGCTAGAAGATTTGGTGATGAATTCTTGTGTGAAGTTAGAAGTTGTTCCAACTCACATCAACTTGGCATCTCTTGAGAGGGTTTACATGATTGGATGCTCACGTTTAAGAATATTTCCAGATATTTCTACAAACATTAGCCAACTCCTTATGTCGAAAACAGGAGTAGAAAAAGTGCCTGCATCGATTAGGCTATGGTCTCGTCTCTCGTATGTTGATATAAGAGGCAGTGGAAATCTGAAGACCTTAACACATTTCCCGGAAAGCCTATGGTCTCTAGACCTAAGCTATACTGATATTGAGAAGATTCCAGATTGCATTATACGCATTCATCACCTACAAAGCCTTGAAGTAACTGGCTGCAAAAAACTCGCATCATTGCCAGAGCTACCTTGTTCGCTCAGACTTTTAATGGCAGAAGATTGTGAAGGACTGGAGATAGTAACTTCCCCTCTTAGAACTCCAAATGCAAAACTCAATTTTACCAACTGCTTTAAACTTGGTGGAGAATCAAGAAGAGTAATTatccaaagtttttttctttacgaGTTTGCTTGCTTACCAGGGAGAGAAGTGCCTTCAGAGTTCAATCACCGAGCTAGAGGTAACTCCTTGACCATTCTACATGAGACAGATTGCTCATTTTCTACATCCTCCAAGTTTAAGGTTTGTGTCATGATTTCGCCCAACCAGCACCACCATACACAAGAAAACAGAGAGCTTCGTTTGAAGTATGGAATCATAGGAAAAAGCGGATACAGATATCCTATTTTCATAGTACACCCTCGTGAATCTCCCGAGATTAGAACAGATCATCTTTGTATATTTCATTGTGACTTTCCCGAAGAAGATATATTACTTGACGTGGGCAGCAAGATATTATTTGAATTTAGCAGCAGGTACTATGAGATTATAGAATGTGGCGTAAGAATCCTTACCGAGGAAGTGGAGGGAAGAAGTACCAATGGAAGCAATAAATATATACTAGACCAAGTCTCTGAAGACTATGATGATTGGAGCTACAAGTTTGAACTTGGGGAGGTCTCGAGCACAAATACACTAGCATGTGATATGATATCAGAAGGcatatgatgaagaagaagaaaatgtcgAAGGCAAAGATCATAAAAACTGTTGGAGTTGGCTATTCTAATGCTTTGATCTTTCCCATATCCTGAGGAATATTGGAGGTTTGGGTTATGGAACAAACCGACAGAATCCAGAACGAAGTTGTTTGACGACGTTGCCATTGTTGGCAAACTGCTCTTGTTGTCTCTTCAGTGTGTAGCTTTTATAGTTTCTTagtgatgaaatattttaaccTCATGGAAACAACTTGATCCATAAGCAACATAAGATATAGAAACtgtttcatataaaaacaaatcgaTTTAATTTTATCATTGACAATGTTCCCTGTCTTTGTAAGAATCTCCAGTTCGATCAAAATGATGATTTTCATGTCTGCTTCGTTTGCCTTTTCACTTCAATCGGATTTGGGATTAGAGTTTGGTAACAGTTTAGGTTTGGGTTTGCGTTTTCGTTTGCCAATGAACCACGGAAGTTTTGTAGAATGGTTCCAGTTCGGTTTGAAAGTAATTAACTGTATTTTGTTGGGGGTTTGATATTCCTAAAGGAAACTAGTCGGGCTCATGCACATTCTATAGTTATTGGGGGAAAAACGGCAAAAATCAACCCAGACTATTTGCCAAACGCTTTTTCATACCCAAGATAACCTGCGTTGCATAGTAAATCGAACCTGCGTTACATAGTAAATCGAATATGCTTAATAACCACTCGGACATATCAATGTTTCGGGATTTGACGAACAAAGATATTATATAATGGCTTGGCTTCCGTCTctcttcgtcatcttcttctacgTCCGATGCACATAAGAGAGAaagtcaccaaaaaaaaacaaatgaatctcgatttcaaaatccaaaattgaaaAGTATAGATTGAAGAGACCAACATTATTTGAAAACAAATGAATCGATTCGTTTATACTTTGTCTATAAGTGCAAACGCTCTATAATAAACGAAAAATAGAGCAAAAACTACGATATCCTGATCTGGGTTTTACAAAATTCATggaacacaaaataaaaactagaacGTAGGTGATAGGAGAGACGAATCAACCGTATAAACAACCCTAGATGAatcaattttggattttgaaaccCAGTTTTTAGTTGCTTCTGATCGCTGTTCTCTTTCCAtgaatgaggaagaagaaagacgaaAGACGAAAGACAATATTATAAATCGTTGTTcatattattcaaaaatgttgatATATCCGAGTGGTTAGTGAGCCTATTATAAAGTTTAGATAGCAAATTTGAATTATTAGTCAGTTGATAAATATAGGGTATCATAGATTGAGTATGAAAAAGTGTTTGGCAAATAGTCTGGGTTGATTTTTGCAGTTTTTCCTAGTTATTGGGCATAGTGTTTTGCATCAATAAGTCAAAAGTATCTAAATAATGAAAAGTCATCTTGAATCCATGAccttgaaattttgtttttctttacaattatactaggatttaacccgcgctACAtcgcgggacaatatttttaattttaaaattttaaaatttatattgtatttatttgttattttattattgttttactaattttaaaaatataaaaatttacagGTATTTCATATAAGTATTaaaagtataggatttttgtagtgttttcaaggttttaacccgtgtggtatatgtatagtctagtaatacatttatctcctggtacacatctaaaagggttttttaaaaaaaacaagtccatttaactccctatatgggattgatgccaacccgtctcaccaaaatcaaaataagtttttgcgaaaaaaataataatcaaaataagtttttgcgctaaaaaacaaaatcaaaaaaactaataaaaataatcaaacatacCGTGTAACCATGTCTTTTTTGACTGATGTGTGGATTTCATTCCCTGAAATGATTAAAGCAGCATAGTAAGATTCATGTGAATAATAAAGGAGAATAAtggaaattatgtttttctGTGATTCTTACAGTGCCAAGATCAGCTCCAGGTTTCCGCAGCGCTGCTTGTGTATTGACGCCACAAGTGAAGGACTTTCACTTGCACCTTCCACGCTGTCTTGTAAGGGCGGACATCTCTCAAAAAACCAAATGTTGCAGACATTTCTCTTTTAGATATGAGGTTGTAGGTTTTAGTTGTAGatgttttgtatagtttttgaagttgatatttatatatctaaatatgCTTGATGAGGAAGGAGTCTTTTATCGAGACCAATAAAAGCGAAATTTAATTGTATTCCgtttttagttgtttatattattaccaaacaatattcagtttctaaataaaatatatactgaattaaatgtatgtcttcttgctaaagttaaatatttgtgaatattgatttttaaatcattctaaaattagatttttggtttaggaaatttattaatgttaatataattatagagattgtaaacttttgttatggaaaatctgttgtatgtcatttaaatttgagagattctagcatccataaaaatagttttggagatttaatgggttaaaactttaatgggtagagttgtttttggaaaaatcggaatgtatagatgttgttaagattttatggcaataaatttaacaaatgttggtcaatttaagaaagtttagtatttgaattTCTCtgtaatgttatttatggaattgttttaggggttaatattgtaaataaaacaaattaaataaccaaaacttcaagggcataacacaaaatgtacttcaaaaataataatatagactANNNNNNNNNNNNNNNNNNNNNNNNNNNNNNNNNNNNNNNNNNNNNNNNNNNNNNNNNNNNNNNNNNNNNNNNNNNNNNNNNNNNNNNNNNNNNNNNNNNNNNNNNNNNNNNNNNNNNNNNNNNNNNNNNNNNNNNNNNNNNNNNNNNNNNNNNNNNNNNNNNNNNNNNNNNNNNNNNNNNNNNNNNNNNNNNNNNNNNNNNNNNNNNNNNNNNNNNNNNNatatatatatatatatatatatatatatatatatccgatattttatagaaaattatgatATACAACCcttaaaacatttattaatatttataaaattaacaaaaaaaatattatgacgAAGAGACCTGATACTAAGTGAAAATATCCAAAGAATTGTTATAATGAGTAGATgcaattttctaatataataattataaaaatagaatatattaagCTCTAGTAAACTATCAGATTTTACCATTTCATGTAGAAGAGCTGTAAGATGCAGGATAAAGAAGAGATTCAACAAAAGCCACACTAGAAAATTAAcggaaacaaattcaaaaatagtCCACTTAAGATATGTCCGGATCCTAAGGCACTTATCTTATTCCAAATCAAATGAGCAACTGAATAAAATATGGTCCGCATACGACATATCATTCAATCCTTACAAACTTAGCATTAAAGAGAAAGATATGCAACGTATGAATGCATTGCGGAGATAAGATATGATATTTATATCATACAACAACACAACATAAAGGGTTTATCACATCAGACGCAATCAACATAAAGGGTAATGAGTTTGAACATATTTCGCCTGCAAGCCAAAACAAAGTTAGAGATTGTTCATGTGACTTTCACATCAAAGATGCAAGAAACCAACAAATGAATCAAGTGAACATAATACCAAATTAGGTTATCTGCTTCTTTTTATTCTCCAGATTCACCGCTACAATCGATAAACTGAACATTGGGAATGTGTTGTGTACTTTGTAGTAGTCTTCCCCACCTGGAAAAAATTTCTCTGTCAACTCACTCATCATTTCTTTTACGTGTAGCTCCTTTAAGGAAGTAATGTACTTGAGCCCATCGGGAAGTTTCATCAACCTTTTGCAATTACGTACAGTCAAAGAACGGAGACATGGCATCAAATCTTCTTCTAGTACCCACTCTTCCAACTCCATTTGTCCATATAGTTTTAGAACACGTAACTGAATATCTCCGCCTTTTGAGCATTATCAGTTTCCTCCCAACGAAAGCAAAAGGATCCAATATAACTGACTCCAAATGAAGCAACTTTTCTAGAATTGGCATTGGATCCTCCTCCATGTAGCATTTATGAAGCATTATGTTTGCAAGATTAGGAGGGAATCTGTAACACCCGTCCCGCCTTATCGGCGAAGACAACATGTTATTCAAATGGTCCCGCCAAAATGCTTctttctcaaaaataaaattcttcaaTCATAAAACTTGTTCCATTTCTCATAAAACTTTTAACCTGAGAGAAAAGATAAAAGGGTGAACACAATAACGACATTCCAATCACATTCAACAATCAGTGCGTAGCATAGAATCAGACTCCACATTCTCGACATACATCTAACAAGCATAACGGTTTCACATAATATTCAATCTAGCatataatcataatattaaTTCAACCATATTTAAACACCACATTCTCATCATTACACacattcatcatcaatatcGCTAAACCGAAATCCCAACGGCTTAGCATGGCACCAAACAAATCCCATGTTCGTCCAATCGCCACGTACGAAACAAATCCCATGTTCGTCCAATTACCAAGTACAAACCAATCCCAAGTCTGCCCATCACGAGACACAAAACAAATCCCATGTTTGTGTCCCCAACACACAATCTCATTTCATATCATTACACATCAATCATCATGTTAAACATCTACTCATTCTCTTATGCATCATATCATCGTTCATTATAATCATACATCTAATCATCATATCAAGCATACAATATCAAACAATAGACATAACCAATCACATAGTTTCCAAGCCTATACAAGCAATTCATTAAGAACATGCTTAGAAAATAATCATTGTGTTTCCGCGATTACCACCCTCACCTTTGCCACTTATATGTTGAAACTCATTTCTCCTTTCCCATGTCAGATCCAATATTCAAGAAAACCAGCTCCATCCAACCTCGTTGCCAAACCAAACCTCATAATGTCACCATTTATTCTATACAAACGAGCCTTAGAAACACACGGGTAAAACCTTAACTAACCGTTAAAATCACAATCCCACCGTTGAATCTGTAGCCAGTAGTACCGTGAAGCTCCCCCCCCCCCCCNNNNNNNNNNNNNNNNNNNNNNNNNNNNNNNNNNNNNNNNNNNNNNNNNNNNNNNNNNNNNNNNNNNNNNNNNNNNNNNNNNNNNNNNNNNNNNNNNNNNNNNNNNNNNNNNNNNNNNNNNNNNNNNNNNNNNNNNNNNNNNNNNNNNNNNNNNNNNNNNNNNNNNNNNNNNNNNNNNNNNNNNNNNNNNNNNNNNNNNNNNNNNNNNNNNNNNNNNNNNNNNNNNNNNNNNNNNNNNNNNNNNNNNNNNNNNNNNNNNNNNNNNNNNNNNNNNNNNNNNNNNNNNNNNNNNNNNNNNNNNNNNNNNNNNNNNNNNNNNNNNNNNNNNNNNNNNNNNNNNNNNNNNNNNNNNNNNNNNNNNNNNNNNNNNNNNNNNNNNNNNNNNNNNNNNNNNNNNNNNNNNNNNNNNNNNNNNNNNNNNNNNNNNNNNNNNNNNNNNNNNNNNNNNNNNNCCCCCCCCCAATCTCAGCTCGATCGGGTAAGTTTTGGACCAACAAACGCTGTTCCAAGGAGACAACCTCGAATCTGATTTCTAGGGTTGCAGGTTCGGACTGTTACAGATATTTTTTGCGCAGGAAGCAACGAACATAACTTCTTGAGTATAACTCCGATCGGACTTCCGTCAGTTGCTACGATATCATGGCTTGATGGTGATCACACCAGCGTTTTTAGTTTCCTAAACCGATGTCACCTCCGGCGCCGACGAACCTCCAAAGAAGCCTCTTCAAACTGCTCTTATTTCCTTCttactttttcttgttcttctcttctccaccTTTGATTTACTCCGGCTTTGCTCCTCTACCACCATCGAAGCTTGCAACAGTCACAGTAATGATTATTAGATCCATCACCTCCGCGacgtctcctctctctcttctcatcacGGCcccatcttttcttcttcctttctcttttttttccattatcTCTCTTGCTCTCCCATACTCGCTCACGTCATAGGTTCTTAGGTTTTAATTCTCCTTTGTGCGGCCATGAAGATATAAACGCACATACACCCAAAACCCTTTGTAGTTTACTAGATTTTAGATTAATGGGCTTTAACATGGGTAGAAAAATAGACCGGCCCAATTACATAAAATTGGGGAAGTTACAGAATCGATGTAAATCGGAAAGCGACGTCATATGTAACGACAACCCTAAATAGTTTAGATGAATGAAATTCATAACAAATTCTCCCCCATGATAAGCCACATGGTCTTTACCACGCGAATCGAATAAGCTAAGCTTTTTGAGGTCTCTCATTCCACGTAGACATGAAGATAAAAAGTCAAAACTACATTCACCACGGATACATACACTGAGTATCCTGAGCCTAGTCATATGGATGAGATCTGTCACACTACTATGTTTTGTTGAGAAAAACGACAATGTCTCTAGGTTCACTAGATTACCCAATTCCAATAGTGTTTGATCATGCATTGAACTAGGTAGCTGAAGGTATCTCAACTCTAGCATCTCTTTGAAAACATTTGGCacttgaattgatttttttattaatagtcAAATTCAAATAGAGCAAAAGCTTTAGTTTCCGTAGAGAAAAAGGTAGATGAGATACCACCGCCTCTAATAAACTCAAGAATCTCAAGTGAACGAGCTCTCCAATGCTCAAATGTAACTTCCCTCCTTCAAATTGTACTTTGTAAAGATCCAACACCCTAAGAAGTGGCAGAATTTGCTGCTTCCAAACGTCTCTCTCaactccaaaaaaataaaagagatctGACTTTTTAATTGTTTCTAAGCTCCAATATTTGAAATACATTGCCACAATGTACAACGAGTCTGCGAGATGTGCTGCAAGATTGCACATTGATGAGGGCTGATGTTAATGTTGGAACTTTGATGATTTGAAggaaattttcttctttggcttcCGACAAACATAGTTCTCTGATGTGATTCTCCAAAGGAATCGACGCTCTAAGGTAggtagactgataatcctagaaCTTTGAAGGCTCGCgaagctggatgataaggcgtgagatgaactcgaaaatccttatgtcccaaactctcttaaaacaaaccaaacaaagcaaggcgggggaactttagatagaagcttcgCAGAGACAGATGACGAGGCGTGAGACGAATCCCAAAAATCCTTGTGCCCTAGACTATCTTATAACGACTCTTCAATCCTCAGCTAATGAATGACAACGTCAAGTGCGGcggaatcacttgatataccaaaaactctttgatgtaacccaccaaggagaactctttgatgtaacccaccaaggagaaagaaaaagttccaaaagaacaaaggagtttaccactctcaaataaaagataaaagattctTGATtgaatgattttctcaaatgagattacatgtgtttatatagagatagaaaacttggtcacaaagccaagtatttcttgaaactaaaa from Camelina sativa cultivar DH55 chromosome 7, Cs, whole genome shotgun sequence includes the following:
- the LOC104701022 gene encoding disease resistance protein RML1A-like, coding for MASPSSLKSRNYRFNIFSSFHGPDVRKSFLSHLRKQFNYNGITMFDDQGIERSETIAPSLVQAIRESRILIVILSKNYASSSWCLNELVEIMECKKVMGHIVMTIFYGVDPAHVRKQISEFGNAFTETCSRHTDVEKRKWNKALTDVSNILGEHLLNWDNEANMIKKVAGDVSRKLNATPSRDFEDMVGLESHLKKMQFLLRLNCEDEAMIVGICGPAGIGKTTIARALHSLLSSNFQLSCFMENLKESYNSGLDEYGLKLCLQQQLLSNILNQKGMRVYHLGAIHERLSDQKVLIILDDVNDLKQLEALANETIWFGPGSRIIVTTEDQELLRQHGINNTYQVDFPSKERSLQILCKYAFRQSFPHHGFKELAVRLTNLCGNLPLGLRVVGSSLRGKNEEEWEVVMTRLETTLDHRDIEEVLRVGYESLHENEKSLFLHIAIFFNHKDGDSVIAMLAENNLDIKHGLRILVNRSLIYISTKREIVMHKLLQQVGRQVIHRQEPWKRQILIDSHEICDVLENITGNRAVSGISFDTSGINEVIISDKALKRMSNLRFLSVYKSRHDENDRVDIPGEIEFPPRLRLLHWEAYPKKSLPLKFCLGNLVELYMRDSQLEKLWEGTQPLTNLKKMDLSSSRKLKELPNLSSATNLKRLQLNGCTSLVELPSSIANLHKLEDLVMNSCVKLEVVPTHINLASLERVYMIGCSRLRIFPDISTNISQLLMSKTGVEKVPASIRLWSRLSYVDIRGSGNLKTLTHFPESLWSLDLSYTDIEKIPDCIIRIHHLQSLEVTGCKKLASLPELPCSLRLLMAEDCEGLEIVTSPLRTPNAKLNFTNCFKLGGESRRVIIQSFFLYEFACLPGREVPSEFNHRARAPPYTRKQRASFEVWNHRKKRIQISYFHSTPS